Proteins encoded in a region of the Perca fluviatilis chromosome 8, GENO_Pfluv_1.0, whole genome shotgun sequence genome:
- the tasor2 gene encoding uncharacterized protein tasor2 isoform X3 — protein MESGNGGASRKGGVLVAVSESSGVFQNNILAPLKSAYLYEESKQSFRYTSAVLVKNPALEEKYCAFRAKRKEEGYSEEDLKESYGFLLFDDVNKANALGETGVLTGNSTCTTLGDPSKGVYVSMYSDCLDLNRWYHGKSGYIAIIRLTKGRVKKVLENYTQNFTAPTVGFDCHVSEQFPSVSAKTSSFLAFERTQYYMYELLDDGSNVTTQSPSAACPFAIVSFSYTDTKATIVASQEKSEVKNLVCHYLPWRGQLQIGTLFYDVGLRSTVALIPAELPPVVKIGRAISMSDLRQLLPRAVFETCFSGEVFLDGLYFSLYELVSSEAVETNSLPLLLREIKEKDLALTIQLNDGGFLILLHSSHFLTYDDTGSSATDVLQGMFVFPVSQVIQTDTKSGGKKPAISSEILHVLQVLNYAEGEVEKTSIDPGEELCEVLAQHMQRYAALINPGLALSPARELSIFPDQYDVPDAHKHLYSCPELTNRAWQSFRSYLSKPVSFQLPLSKASEILAPRQEERIEDLDDDVYICLSSPEEAPANPVSMESEDQLTGQRSPVNIETPVDTFITSAAVQVDVTAVPQNVVPDDLHAGDATKYTGKSDLTVLIKTDDMGAKNVLTPSTSDDLPAELIVSITSAEQTVTDESLDMISTVSATMHNDIQLSGFSTAKLQMTGVNSLNDETVTTKKVLDCPEFTKLTKTQKRKLRRGYYKGRKRVSNACVETPSLQIPVEDDNLKSQKEDQAKESSGHPQLSNPSYIERRKVQRRKCKFRKPSSSVGLAVAEEKKLDPGQQNSESTFLMELETFPLRKKTERWDLKPVISECGRILVPHGSLDIADQIKSLKDKITSTKDEKMLVDASVNDTVEMEQESSTAPKTAVDETEATTSKDGGNLKIVVSDNPEHNILRPSDDGNGLLTLNQESTEHSSKTDCTETSPSEAVKEKHTNTLSPEKIATKGELLLSKLKSVLLRGKRKMDFLVSKEMTADTAQDTEPHLKKGKVDSDTGMLKSNYTITSVQDTNAHVKEVSKMLSLDPLFAYALGLTPKETPDKIQKTEGQDTQQRKDSSETQEQTILDKQPQIIHRPPSIFPRRGRIKMLKKHQGVSADNVKKKCTPFQVSPLSGSTRLLHHHQTMNGDGIKTLHPSVSQTDRSEKNHRTPEYLEKHMVCRRKFRHSRTFVDKDGSIQVTKEWKENYDFNLDSKFTNDSKDRTIIRALHGPWDFSMQDTNEEVRLIVHMWIGLFYSRSTDRFFHVDSYPCSEESDCLEMPSGMESTLAQSELKAYSFAPFPSVTDASDPLISKALDLSKKQDSVLDQGSVVLDLSLRNSNAEIVTSDPQVNRKETSVSGDLKEASETLKTLKSSMGLQEASTIQCHKKKVHYTEINDAGSTHESKTKIAGSLENTGVPSCKDDRTFILVQDEMKSISIQSENNPAASGIGHVLDGCNNEKTDMKDGLENKMKKAGRLEHTDVPSCKGDETFIVVQKEMESVSVQPENNLTASGIGHVLHGCNSEETNVKHSIENNRKKVGSLEHTDVPSCKGDETFIFVQKEMESASVQPENNLTASGIGHVLHGCNNEKMDMKDGIGNKRKKAGSLEHTDVPSCKGDGTFIVQKEMESVSVRPENQIASGHVLHGCDNEKTDMKDGIKNSEATAMSLVQKHGKDSSKSVTVVEVDSNKEAGNVVLTVKHDAIESKDGENLEVKENPYQQGNVEPSPKVILTDDESTNKESGIVCNGYLLENEKQLSGEEPVSVSPGKAENVKDVDCCTVYKGKVIEDEDPFGKENGFDEKDRCVSPVEANSELSDHPQPINCDGPDSVKNYITECNQKPPFDEQPPKHNEEDACHDLHLRKLCANGSVLTDENAISEKFPPASSEMEPISNEPAVEGNSKNYICLADKAHYQKAAIPMSDENNCSLEVSNANGSIPQTNESVETECQNKVMANFNLIGVDHEDGDTQSIEGDQKIVNTTEKEQFYHQAHSPQCEAEAALTKETDLKQIEKTNEGLEKINIVSLIPFIGIDSSREDTVQQPDTHSQGKVEEVDQEEIPFISKTTYPETVQPTGLCSTSEMYSKKPERSAVKISLSLLDVSETSDDRCPTPTMDEKPFQYLTCSGPSTTSASAFSGSETSKNMTQKCLNKGSTSRKDEVPHKSTFNSDATTHHELELRTHRVLQSIDKFRHQTSHTKTSSQIETAEKHILDQTPNPKSKYIPTCFTTSHISSDFKDKKMQCNTTPAVMSASTSPELHTESTSNFLISPFKSKLEEVLGVKLQLNKTNSPVQQHYFERIDKLQEKSVGQDCHPYRSIPCTESLQAIKPNIDQGRHKTTSQSNLSHELRSYSQRPVMAVKPSKTDECQADCISKDKQIENAVMSHFSVNKPTETPVVTYTIPTTMFLEKKTESLKENSEGLNDDKQDASELSSKSSWLSNVSDSKSNSDTVKFVLQDPLKPHQGRDISKLNYIPLSSFPAQSFESAKKFSKLVDGNQGFITYSSVEKVGQTTKESIEIDQKDCSDASTSHAVYKDGGIIDDSLFLGPQSSLMCTVYNTSRKKSYSFLEQVSQRCLQDDPTEASIEQECLIFSEQMKQLLKRSKRGPVRQQGTHDELNLSCASPVTVHFCSLEEQEDSVDQLTAHLDAPSLVGQRIKVNMSDRKKTTDEDQTHPPNVSRGTGNPMEHAGVSAVTSECVRLYEAMMNDVCAVKKVPSRPQKHFRIHRSYSKAEPSNHFDFCDQMKREMDESFRSNLNSVVKKSCKTKYRFYVLLTSDDAFFEETKAQLEAEGHTAVQPSEFFLGEDSSSSLLIILRNEDIAEHICEVPHLLELKKSPGAQFAGIDEPDDVVNLTHQELFTRGGFVMFDRAALESLSFCKMKKMSEILQERGRTGKWKWMLHYRDSRRLKENARLSAEAKEKTHFLNWCQEAGILEVLPYHECDLMSREQPDYLTCLVRLQVQNISARYPVFITDTTTDSAFGKNGILTMTFDSFLMYSPSKPITA, from the exons ATGGAAAGTGGAAATGGTGGTGCCTCGAGGAAAGGTG GTGTTTTAGTAGCTGTCTCAGAAAGTTCTGGCGTCTTTCAAAACAATATTTTGGCTCCACTTAAAAGTGCGTACTTGTATGAGGAGTCAAAGCAGTCTTTCAGGTATACATCCGCTGTCTTGGTAAAAAATCCAGCACTGGAAGAAAAG TATTGTGCTTTCCGagcaaagagaaaagaagaaggaTATTCAGAGGAGGATCTGAAAGAATCCTATGGGTTTTTGCTGTTTGATGATGTCAACAAG GCAAATGCACTTGGAGAAACTGGTGTGCTCACTGGAAACAGCACATGCACCACTCTTGGAGATCCCTCCAAAG GTGTTTATGTATCAATGTACTCTGACTGTTTGGATCTCAATCGCTGGTATCATGGGAAATCTGGATACATTGCCATCATCAGGCTGACAAAG GGTAGAGTTAAAAAGGTTTTAGAGAACTACACCCAGAACTTCACTGCACCCACTGTGGGGTTTGACTGTCATGTGTCAGAACAGTTTCCTTCAGTATCTGCCAAAACCAGCTCCTTTCTTGCCTTCGAGAGAACCCAG TATTACATGTATGAGCTGCTAGATGATGGAAGTAATGTGACGACTCAATCTCCCAGCGCTGCCTGTCCTTTTGCCATTGTATCATTTTCATACACGGATACCAAAGCAACGATTGTAGCATCACAGGAGAAAAG TGAGGTGAAAAATCTCG tttGTCATTACCTTCCTTGGAGGGGTCAGCTTCAAATAGGCACCCTGTTCTATGATGTTGGGCTGAGGTCTACAGTGGCCTTAATCCCTGCAGAACT ACCACCAGTGGTGAAAATTGGCAGAGCCATTTCCATGTCAGATCTGAGACAGCTATTGCCAAGGGCTGTCTTTGAAACCTGCTTCTCTGGTGAAG TCTTTCTAGATGGCTTATACTTTAGTCTGTATGAGTTAGTTTCTTCTGAGGCAGTAGAAACCAACTCACTCCCTCTACTTCTGCGTGAGATCAAGGAGAAAGATCTT GCTCTCACTATCCAGCTGAATGATGGTGGTTTTCTTATCCTGTTGCACTCCTCACATTTCCTCACATATGATG ataCTGGTTCCAGTGCAACTGATGTCCTGCAAGGCATGTTTGTGTTTCCAGTCTCGCAGGTTATACAGACAG ACACCAAATCTGGAGGGAAAAAGCCTGCCATTTCATCTGAAATACTGCATGTTCTACAGGTGCTTAATTATGCAGAAGGCGAAGTTGAGAAAACATCCATTGACCCAGGTGAAGAACTGTGTGAAGTCCTGGCACAGCATATGCAGCGTTACGCAGCCCTGATAAATCCTGGGTTGGCATTAAGTCCTGCTAGGGAACTCAGCATCTTTCCAGATCAGTATGATGTGCCGGATGCCCACAAGCACCTCTACTCATGCCCAGAGTTGACTAACAGGGCATGGCAGAGCTTCAGGTCATACTTGAGCAAACCAGTCTCTTTTCAACTGCCATTGTCCAAAGCTTCAGAAATCCTGGCACCTAGACAAGAGGAGCGAATAGAAGACCTTGATGATGATGTCTACATCTGTCTGTCATCTCCTGAGGAGGCACCAGCAAATCCTGTTAGCATGGAGTCAGAGGACCAGTTGACAGGCCAGAGATCTCCTGTAAACATTGAAACACCTGTTGACACTTTTATAACAAGTGCTGCAGTACAAGTTGACGTAACAGCTGTGCCTCAGAATGTTGTACCAGATGATTTGCATGCTGGGGATGCTACTAAATACACTGGCAAATCTGATCTGACTGTGCTGATCAAAACTGATGACATGGGGGCAAAAAATGTCCTGACTCCCTCTACATCAGATGACCTTCCTGCAGAGCTGATTGTCAGCATCACATCGGCAGAGCAAACTGTCACTGATGAGAGTTTAGATATGATCAGTACTGTGTCTGCAACAATGCATAATGACATTCAACTTTCTGGTTTTTCAACAGCCAAATTACAAATGACAGGAGTGAACTCTCTGAATGATGAGACTGTTACAACCAAAAAGGTTTTGGATTGCCCGGAGTTCACCAAACTCACGAAAACACAAAAGAGGAAACTACGTAGGGGATATTACAAAGGTCGGAAAAGGGTATCTAACGCGTGCGTTGAGACTCCAAGTTTACAAATACCAGTGGAGGATGACAACTTGAAGAGTCAGAAGGAAGACCAGGCCAAGGAATCATCAGGCCACCCACAGTTGAGTAATCCTTCTTATATTGAGCGGAGGAAAGTACAGAGGCGAAAGTGCAAATTTAGAAAACCATCATCATCTGTTGGTTTAGCAGTTGCAGAGGAGAAAAAACTAGACCCTGGACAGCAGAACTCTGAAAGCACATTTTTAATGGAACTTGAAACTTTTCCTCTGAGAAAGAAAACTGAGCGCTGGGACTTAAAGCCGGTCATCAGCGAATGTGGAAGAATCTTGGTGCCTCATGGCTCTCTAGATATTGCTGATCAGATTAAATCTTTAAAGGataagattacatctacaaaagatgaaaaaatgTTGGTTGATGCCTCTGTTAATGACACAGTCGAAATGGAGCAGGAGTCTAGCACTGCTCCAAAGACAGCAGTGGATGAAACCGAGGCTACAACATCCAAGGATGGAGGAAACTTGAAAATTGTTGTTAGTGATAATCCTGAACACAATATTTTGAGACCTTCAGATGATGGCAATGGTTTATTGACTTTGAATCAAGAGAGTACTGAACATTCTTCAAAGACTGATTGCACAGAAACTTCTCCATCAGAAGCAGTTAAAGAAAAGCATACTAATACTCTCTCCCCAGAAAAGATTGCCACAAAAGGTGAATTATTGTTGAGTAAATTGAAATCAGTTCTTctaagaggaaagagaaaaatggATTTCCTTGTGTCAAAGGAGATGACTGCAGATACTGCCCAAGACACTGAGCCCCATCTCAAGAAGGGAAAAGTTGACTCAGACACTGGGATGCTGAAGAGTAATTATACAATTACAAGTGTCCAGGACACCAATGCGCATGTCAAGGAAGTTTCAAAGATGCTGTCACTTGACCCTCTTTTTGCATATGCCCTAGGCCTGACCCCTAAAGAGACACCAGATAAGATACAGAAAACTGAGGGTCAGGATACTCAACAAAGGAAAGACTCATCAGAGACACAAGAACAAACCATTTTAGACAAACAACCTCAAATCATACACAGGCCTCCATCAATCTTTCCAAGAAGGGGAAGGATTAAAATGCTCAAAAAGCATCAAGGCGTCTCTGCAGATAATGTGAAAAAGAAAT GTACACCCTTCCAGGTATCCCCTTTAAGTGGTTCTACCAGACTGCTGCACCATCACCAGACAATGAATGGCGATGGAATTAAAACACTACACCCATCTgtcagccagacagacagaagtgaaaAGAACCACAGGACTCCAGAATACTTGGAAAAACACATGGTGTGCAGAAGAAAGTTCAGACACTCCCGTACCTTTGTTGACAAGGATGGATCTATCCAAGTCACAAAGGAATGGAAAGAAAACTATGACTTTAATCTAGACAGCAAGTTCACAAATGATTCAAAGGATAGAACTATCATCCGAGCCTTGCATGG CCCATGGGATTTCTCCATGCAAGACACCAATGAAGAAGTGCGGCTCATCGTCCACATGTGGATTGGTCTGTTCTACAGCCGGTCCACAGACAGGTTCTTTCATGTTGACTCATACCCATGTTCAGAAGAGAGTGATTGTTTGGAAATGCCTAGTGGAATGGAATCAACACTGGCTCAATCTGAGCTCAAGGCTTATTCATTTGCTCCTTTCCCGAGTGTAACAGACGCTTCAGACCCTTTGATTTCAAAAGCTTTGGACCTCAGCAAAAAACAGGACTCTGTGTTGGACCAAGGATCTGTGGTTTTGGACTTGTCACTGAGAAACTCTAATGCAGAGATTGTCACTTCAGATCCACAAGTCAACAGAAAAGAAACTTCTGTGTCCGGTGATCTGAAAGAAGCTAGTGAAACATTGAAGACACTCAAGTCATCCATGGGGTTACAGGAGGCAAGCACAATTCAG tgtcacaaaaaaaaagtacactaCACAgagataaatgatgccggaaGCACCCATGAAAGTAAGACGAAAATAGCTGGGAGCCTGGAGAACACCGGAGTACCATCTTGTAAAGATGACCGAACATTCATTCTTGTTCAAGACGAGATGAAAAGTATATCTATTCAGTCAGAAAATAATCCAGCTGCTTCAGGAATTGGCCATGTGTTAGACGGATGcaacaatgagaagactgatatGAAAGATGGCCTTGAAAATAAGATGAAAAAAGCTGGGAGGCTGGAGCACACTGATGTACCATCTTGTAAAGGTGACGAAACATTCATTGTTGTACAAAAAGAGATGGAAAGCGTATCTGTTCAGCCAGAAAATAATCTGACTGCTTCAGGAATTGGCCATGTGTTACATGGATGCAACAGTGAGGAGACAAATGTGAAACATAGCATTGAAAATAATAGGAAAAAAGTTGGGAGCCTGGAGCACACTGATGTACCATCTTGTAAAGGTGATGAAACATTCATTTTTGTACAAAAAGAGATGGAAAGCGCATCTGTTCAGCCTGAAAATAATCTGACTGCTTCAGGAATTGGCCATGTGTTACATGGATGCAACAATGAGAAGATGGATATGAAAGATGGCATTggaaacaagagaaaaaaagctggGAGCCTGGAGCACACTGATGTACCATCCTGTAAAGGTGATGGAACATTCATTGTACAAAAAGAGATGGAAAGTGTATCTGTTCGACCAGAAAATCAGATTGCTTCAGGCCATGTGTTACATGGATGCGACAATGAGAAGACCGATATGAAAGATGGCATTAAAAATTCAGAAGCTACAGCAATgagtttagttcaaaaacatggAAAGGATTCATCAAAATCTGTGACAGTTGTAGAGGTAGACTCCAACAAAGAAGCAGGCAATGTGGTTCTTACAGTTAAGCATGATGCAATTGAATCCAAAGATGGGGAAAACTTGGAAGTGAAAGAAAATCCATACCAACAAGGAAATGTAGAACCTTCTCCAAAAGTGATTCTTACAGATGATGAGTCAACAAACAAAGAGTCAGGTATAGTCTGCAATGGATATCTTTTGGAAAATGAGAAGCAGTTATCTGGAGAGGAACCTGTATCAGTCTCACCAGGCAAGGCTGAAAATGTTAAAGATGTGGATTGTTGTACAGTCTACAAAGGTAAAGTGATTGAAGATGAAGATCCCTTTGGAAAAGAAAATGGATTTGATGAGAAAGACCGTTGTGTTTCACCTGTGGAAGCTAATAGTGAATTGAGTGATCATCCACAACCTATAAATTGTGATGGCCCAGATTCAGTAAAGAATTACATTACAGAGTGTAATCAGAAACCACCATTTGATGAGCAACCACCTAAACACAACGAAGAAGATGCCTGCCATGATTTGCACTTGAGAAAGCTGTGTGCAAATGGCAGTGTGTTGACAGATGAAAATGCCATTTCAGAAAAATTTCCTCCCGCTTCATCAGAAATGGAGCCTATTTCTAATGAACCTGCAGTTGAGGGAAATtcaaaaaattatatttgtttGGCAGATAAGGCACATTATCAGAAGGCAGCAATACCCATGTCTGATGAGAACAACTGTTCGTTAGAGGTTTCTAACGCAAATGGGTCTATTCCCCAGACAAATGAGAGTGTTGAAACAGAATGCCAAAACAAAGTAATGGCAAACTTCAATCTAATCGGTGTTGATCATGAAGATGGGGATACCCAATCAATTGAGGGAGATCAAAAAATTGTAAACACAACTGAAAAAGAACAATTTTATCATCAGGCTCATTCACCTCAGTGTGAAGCTGAAGCTGCATTGACTAAAGAAACAGACCTCAAACAGATCGAAAAAACGAATGAGGGATTGGAAAAGATCAATATTGTGAGTTTAATTCCATTTATTGGAATAGACTCCTCCAGAGAGGATACAGTACAACAACccgacacacactcacaaggcAAGGTTGAAGAAGTTGACCAGGAAGAAATACCATTTATCAGTAAAACTACCTACCCTGAAACTGTCCAACCCACAGGGTTATGCAGTACAtctgaaatgtacagtaaaaaGCCAGAACGGTCTGCTGTCAAAATATCACTTTCACTTCTTGATGTAAGTGAAACATCTGACGACCGGTGCCCTACCCCAACGATGGACGAGAAACCATTTCAGTACTTAACTTGCTCTGGACCTAGTACTACTAGTGCTTCTGCTTTTAGTGGTAGTGAAACCTCCAAAAACATGACTCAGAAATGTCTTAATAAAGGATCAACATCCAGAAAGGATGAGGTGCCTCACAAGTCTACATTTAACAGTGATGCCACCACTCATCATGAGCTTGAACTAAGAACTCATAGAGTTCTTCAAAGTATAGACAAGTTCCGCCACCAAACCAGCCACACTAAAACATCCAGCCAGATTGAAACCGCTGAGAAACACATTCTTGATCAAACTCCTAACCCCAAAAGCAAGTACATCCCCACTTGCTTCACCACAAGCCACATTTCATCTGACTTTAAGGACAAGAAAATGCAATGCAATACAACACCAGCAGTGATGTCAGCCTCTACCTCACCAGAACTGCACACAGAATCAACAAGTAACTTTCTCATATCACCTTTCAAAAGTAAATTAGAGGAAGTACTCGGTGTAAAGTTGCAGCTAAATAAAACTAACTCCCCAGTTCAACAACACTATTTTGAAAGAATAGATAAATTACAGGAAAAATCCGTAGGGCAAGATTGTCATCCCTACAGATCTATTCCCTGTACTGAGAGTTTGCAAGCCATTAAACCAAATATTGACCAAGGTAGACATAAAACAACCTCACAGAGCAATTTAAGTCATGAATTACGTTCATACAGTCAGCGTCCTGTCATGGCAGTGAAACCATCCAAGACTGATGAATGTCAAGCAGATTGCATCTCTAAAGACAAACAAATTGAAAATGCTGTAATGTCCCATTTTTCTGTCAATAAACCGACAGAAACCCCCGTAGTCACATACACCATACCTACCACCATGTTCTtggagaaaaagacagaaagtcTCAAGGAAAACTCTGAGGGACTAAATGATGATAAGCAAGATGCCAGTGAGCTTTCTTCAAAGAGCAGTTGGTTATCCAATGTAAGTGACAGTAAATCTAACTCAGATACAGTTAAATTTGTGCTTCAAGATCCTTTAAAGCCGCACCAAGGAAGGGACATTTCAAAATTAAACTATATTCCTTTATCTTCTTTCCCTGCACAGTCTTTTGAATCTGCAAAAAAATTCTCTAAACTTGTTGATGGAAACCAAGGTTTCATTACATATAGTTCAGTTGAGAAAGTTGGGCAAACAACTAAAGAGAGTATTGAGATTGATCAAAAAGACTGCTCAGATGCATCAACTTCACATGCGGTTTACAAAGATGGTGGCATAATAGATGACAGTCTCTTCCTGGGACCTCAAAGCTCACTCATGTGTACGGTCTATAACACCAGCAGGAAGAAATCCTATTCTTTTCTGGAGCAGGTTTCTCAGAGGTGCCTACAAGACGACCCCACTGAGGCATCAATTGAGCAGGAGTGCCTTATCTTCTCAGAACAAATGAAACAGCTTTTGAAAAGGAGTAAGAGGGGACCCGTCCGCCAACAGGGCACACATGACGAACTGAATTTGTCTTGCGCCAGTCCTGTGACTGTGCACTTTTGCAGTCTAGAAGAGCAGGAGGATTCAGTGGATCAGTTGACTGCACATTTAGATGCACCGTCACTTGTTGGACAAAGAATTAAGGTAAACATGTCTGACAGGAAAAAGACTACAGATGAAGACCAGACTCATCCTCCAAATGTATCTCGGGGAACAGGGAACCCCATGGAACATGCTGGAGTTTCTGCTGTGACTTCAGAGTGTGTCAGGCTGTACGAGGCAATGATGAATGATGTTTGTGCTGTCAAAAAGGTCCCATCTAGACCACAAAAACACTTCAGAATTCATAGAAGTTACTCAAAGGCTGAACCAAGTAACCATTTTGACTTTTGTGATCAAatgaagagagagatggatgagaGTTTCCGCAGTAATCTGAATTCAGTTGTGAAGAAATCCTGTAAAACAAAGTACAGATTCTACGTACTATTGACGTCAGATGATGCCTTCTTTGAGGAAACCAAG GCACAGTTAGAGGCAGAAGGCCACACTGCTGTACAGCCATCCGAGTTCTTCCTTGGTGAGGATAGTTCTTCATCTCTACTCATCATCCTCAGGAATGAAGACATTGCAGAGCACATTTGTGAG GTCCCACATTTGCTCGAGCTGAAGAAGTCCCCAGGTGCGCAGTTTGCTGGAATTGACGAACCAGATGATGTCGTGAATCTCACCCATCAGGAGCTCTTCACGAGGGGTGGCTTTGTAATGTTCGACAGAGCTGCACTGGAGTCCCTCAGTTTTT gcaaaatgaaaaaaatgtcagaaatctTGCAAGAGCGAGGCAGAACGGGGAAGTGGAAATGGATGTTGCACTACAGAGATAGCCGTCGACTGAAAGAAAATGCGAG GTTGAGTGCAGAGGCAAAAGAGAAGACGCACTTCCTAAACTGGTGCCAAGAAGCTGGAATATTGGAGGTCTTGCCTTATCATGAGTGTGACCTCATGTCAAGAGAGCAGCCTGACTATCTCACGTGTTTGGTCCGTTTGCAGGTCCAGAATATATCAGCCCGTTACCCTGTCTTTATAACCG ATACAACAACAGACAGCGCATTTGGAAAGAATGGAATTTTAACAATGACTTTTGACTCTTTCCTGATGTATTCTCCAAGCAAACCAATTACAGCCTGA